From the Yoonia rosea genome, the window GTTTAACGCACCCGGCGGACGCAAGGTGCTGGTCGCGCAGGTGCTGGGGCAGGTCTTTATGAAGCGGCCCTTTGATGATCCGTTTTCAGCGCTGGACGCTATCTTGCGCCAGTACCCGATGGGCGGTCAGGTCGCGGCCAGCCTGATTGACATCCACTGCGAGGCCACGTCCGAAAAAATGGCTGTTGGTCATTTCTGTGACGGGCGTGCCAGCATCGTTGTCGGCACCCACACCCATGTGCCCACGGGCGACGCGATGATCCTGTCCGGTGGCACTGCCTATATGACCGACGCGGGCATGTGCGGTGACTATAACTCTGTTATCGGCATGGAAAAAACCGAACCCCTGCGCCGGTTCATCACCGGTATGCCGAAATCACGCTTCACCCCTGCGGCGGAAGAAGCGACACTCTCTGGCCTGTATGTCGAGACCGACAATATGACGGGCAAGGCGACCAGAGTGGAAATGGTGCGCCAAGGCGGGCGACTGTCACAGGCGGGTCCTGCATGATGTCTGAACGCGCGCGGCTGACAGGGTTCCTGTTGCTGCTGGGGTGTGGATGGGGGCTGACGACGCCGTTGATCAAGATCACGGTGACGGCAGGGTACCAGCCCTTCGGGATCATCTTCTGGCAAATGCTGATTGGCGCCGTTCTTTTGGGTGTTCTGCGCTGGCGGCAGATGGGGCGCATGCCGGTCACGGCCAAAACGCTGGCTGTCTGGCTGATGATCGCAACGATCGGCACACTTATTCCCGGCACGGCGAGCTATCGCGCGGCCTTTCATCTGCCGTCCGGCATTATGTCGATTGTTATTGCCACCATCCCCATGATGGCCTTTCCGATTGCCTTGGCTTTGGGCAACGACCACTTCTCGATCCGCCGTTTGGCCGGACTTTGCCTTGGTCTGATCGGCGTCGGCCTGATCGCCCTGCCCGAGGCAAGCCTGCCGGAACGCGCCATGATTGCCTTTCTGCCCTTGGCGCTGGTCGCCCCCCTTTGCTACGCCTGCGAAGGCAACATCGTGGCCCGCTGGGGCACAGCGGGCCTTGATCCGTTTCAGGCCCTGTTCGGGGCATCGGCCATCGGCACAGTGATCGCACTGCCGATCGCACTTGGATCGGGACAGTTCTTTGTGCCAGCTGCCCCCTTCATCTTGGCGGATTTCACGCTTTTGGTCGGTTCAATTGTGCATGTGCTGGTTTATGCGGGCTATGTCTGGCTCATTGCGCGCGCGGGATCGGTCTTTGCGGGCCAAGTCAGCTATGTTGTCACCGGATCCGGCGTTTTCTGGGCGATGCTGCTTTTGGGCGAAACCTATAGCATCTGGGTCTGGCTGGCACTCTTGTGCATGGGCATCGGGCTGAGCCTTGTACAACCACGGCTTGCCGAACCAACGCCACTGGGCGAAACTAAAGTTCATGGATAATTTTCTGTCACTCACACAGACGCAAAGCGCCATCCTCACCATGGCCGTCGTGCTGGGCATGTTTGTCATGTTCCTGCGCGAAGCCTACCCGACCGAAGTCGTGGCCATGATCGGGGTGTCGATCCTGTTGGCCACCGGTGTGCTGCCATATGAGGCGGCGGTGGCCGCCCTTGCCAACCCAGCCCCTTGGACGATTGCGGCCATGTTCATCATTGTCGGCGCTTTGGTGCGCACCGGTGCCCTGAACGCCCTCACCCAACTGGCCGAACGGCAGGCCAAGGTCAGCCCTGCACGCGCAATCGGCGGGGGGCTGATCTTTGTTGCCTTTGCAAGTGCGATCATGAACAACACACCACTCGTTGTTGTGATGATCCCCGTCTTTGTCCAACTCGCGCGGTCCTTGGGCACCTCTGCATCGAAATTGCTGATCCCGCTCAGCTATGCCGCGATTGTCGGCGGCACCATGACGCTTTTGGGGACATCGACAAACCTCTTGGTGGATGGGGTCGCGCGGGCGGCAGGGCTTGCGCCCTTTGGTATCCTCGAGATTTTCCCGATCGGTGTCGTGGTGGTGCTTTGGACATTCACCTACCTCTATTTCATGGCCCCCCGCCTGCTGCCCGAACGGCAGAGCATGGCGACGATGCTCTCGGACCGGTCCAAGAAAAAATTCTTCTCCGAGGCTGTCATCCCACCCGACAGCAACCTGATTGGTCGCGAAGTCATGGGTGTGCAACTGTTCAAGCGTGATGGTGTGCGCCTGATCGACGTCGTGCGCGGGGATCAATCGCTGCGCCGCAACCTGAAGAATGTCACCCTCCAGGTGGGCGACCGGGTCGTTTTGCGCACCGAGATGACCGAGCTTCTGTCGCTGCAAAACAACAAGGAGTTGCGGCGCGTCGACCAGCTGTCCGCCGTGGAGACAAAGACCGTCGAGGTCCTGATTACGCCGAACTGCAAGATGGTGAACCGCCGGCTTGGATCAATGCGCCTGCGGCGGCGTTACGCGGTTTATCCGCTGGCCTTGCACCGGCGGAACGCCAACATCAGCGCGCAAATCGACGATATTGTCATTCGCGTCGGTGATACGATCCTGCTGGAAGGTGCCCCCGAGGACATCCAGCGTCTGGCCGAAGATATGAACCTAGGTGATGTGTCCGAAGCGTCCCAGCGCGCCTACCGCCGCGGTCATGCTCCGGTGGCGATTGGCGTTCTGTTGGCCGTTGTCACATTGGCAGCCCTTGGCGTGGCCCCGATCCTGATGCTGGCGATGCTGGGTGTCACGGTGGTGCTGATGACCGGTTGTATTGACGCGGATGAAGCATTTTCCCATGTGG encodes:
- a CDS encoding TIGR00282 family metallophosphoesterase; translation: MKILFLGDVMGRAGRAAITTHLPRLRAAWKLDFVVVNGENATSGMGLSGDHANLLLDAGADVVTLGDHAFDQKDMLGFIEKEQRIIRPINYSKAAPGVGARVFNAPGGRKVLVAQVLGQVFMKRPFDDPFSALDAILRQYPMGGQVAASLIDIHCEATSEKMAVGHFCDGRASIVVGTHTHVPTGDAMILSGGTAYMTDAGMCGDYNSVIGMEKTEPLRRFITGMPKSRFTPAAEEATLSGLYVETDNMTGKATRVEMVRQGGRLSQAGPA
- a CDS encoding DMT family transporter translates to MMSERARLTGFLLLLGCGWGLTTPLIKITVTAGYQPFGIIFWQMLIGAVLLGVLRWRQMGRMPVTAKTLAVWLMIATIGTLIPGTASYRAAFHLPSGIMSIVIATIPMMAFPIALALGNDHFSIRRLAGLCLGLIGVGLIALPEASLPERAMIAFLPLALVAPLCYACEGNIVARWGTAGLDPFQALFGASAIGTVIALPIALGSGQFFVPAAPFILADFTLLVGSIVHVLVYAGYVWLIARAGSVFAGQVSYVVTGSGVFWAMLLLGETYSIWVWLALLCMGIGLSLVQPRLAEPTPLGETKVHG
- a CDS encoding SLC13 family permease, yielding MDNFLSLTQTQSAILTMAVVLGMFVMFLREAYPTEVVAMIGVSILLATGVLPYEAAVAALANPAPWTIAAMFIIVGALVRTGALNALTQLAERQAKVSPARAIGGGLIFVAFASAIMNNTPLVVVMIPVFVQLARSLGTSASKLLIPLSYAAIVGGTMTLLGTSTNLLVDGVARAAGLAPFGILEIFPIGVVVVLWTFTYLYFMAPRLLPERQSMATMLSDRSKKKFFSEAVIPPDSNLIGREVMGVQLFKRDGVRLIDVVRGDQSLRRNLKNVTLQVGDRVVLRTEMTELLSLQNNKELRRVDQLSAVETKTVEVLITPNCKMVNRRLGSMRLRRRYAVYPLALHRRNANISAQIDDIVIRVGDTILLEGAPEDIQRLAEDMNLGDVSEASQRAYRRGHAPVAIGVLLAVVTLAALGVAPILMLAMLGVTVVLMTGCIDADEAFSHVDGRLLALIFAMLGVGSALQSSGAVGMIADTLSPAMLIMPPFLVVLCVYLLSSILTELVSNNAVAVVMTPIAIGLASALGVDPRPLVVAVMIAASASFATPIGYQTNTLVYGPGGYKFSDFLKFGIPLNLSLAPIVSFVIPFIWPL